The DNA region CCAGCAACTGCATGGTCATTAAATTGCCGCCCAACACTAAAATCTTTAAGATGCCAGTTCAAGCGCCGACTGCCTCAAAGGAATCGCATACAGTTAGCCTGAGTGACAAGGAAATGTTGAACAGTGTCCTCAAAATTCCGCAGGCGATAAGTATAAGCAAAGTCAAATCGGTGGATAATACTGCAACTATTTCCAACCCTACGACTATCAAAACTGTGTTGCCGGCTCAAACCCACAGCCGATCATCCTGCTTCCTCGTCGACGCTTTTAACAAATCGGAAAGTCGCCCCGAATCCATGAAGATAATTACGGAATTTCGTAATCAAATACGCTCCATAGAGAAGACATTGCCACTGCCGGGAACAGTGCTGCAATCTTCAAAGATAAATAATGATCTTCCACCTTTACCTCCGTTGGTTGGTCCAGATGCACCCAAGCCCGTTGAACTGACTCTCAACCCACTATGTTTTATAGTGGCCAAGGAACTACAGATCCAGTATCCACTCTACCGTTTTATGTGGACCTGTCCGCATTGCCAGCGATTCTTCGAGAAGCACTGTGCATTTCGAATGCACCTGACTAGCAAGCATGATTTGACCCAAGAAAAATTGAACAGCCTCAAAGTGATATTAATGCCTTACAAAagtaagtatatatatattgttgccGCTCTATTATTAGGCGTTAAAAAAACGTGCACGGATACCGCTGTAGAGATTTGAGACTTTAACTCTATGCCCACAAAGTGCACGaacataaaactaaaaaatgttctcCGATGAGCCTGGCCGTTTGAGCTTCGAACCAGGAACAGATACGGAACATACAAGCTTCTCTATCACTTTTCTTTTCTACACTGATCATCTGTAGTCaattaacatatttttatcTCCACTTTAGTTCTCTCATTGGATTCATCAGACTCTGAGCCTAAGCTTGCGCATGTGCCATTGCCAACGAATTTGGAAACGAAGCCACAAGTGCCAGAATCTACTCCAAATCAAGACAAGACTGTTAATTTGCCATTTCTGCAAAACGATGCAGCACCTTTGAAGGATCAAACACCGGCATTATCATATCTTACTTCTAACAAAGATTCAACATCCCCAATGAAAAATCCAGATAAATCAAATGGCTCAAAGAAGTCAAAGAAGAATCAAGGAAAAATTGCTCAGTTTCAGTGCACGGACTGCTCCAAAGTATTTACTACTTTCGGGGCCCTACGCATCCACAAGACAATCCACACAGGCGAGCTGCCGCACAAATGCAGCTATTGTGACAAACGTTTCCGTACTCCTGGTCAGGTGCGTGTGCACCACCGTCGTCACACCGGAGAAAAGCCGTTTAAATGCAAGGTAAGGATTaatctgtagcattagttgcaTGAATTATTACTGCAGTGTAACAATGTTTtgtcattattattataatctCTTGTATCTTTGTAGGTTTGCTCATTGGATTTCACTCATCGGGAAACTTTGATTTCCCATCTTTCGCGCCATATTGGAATGAAACGTTATAAATGCTATGGATGCGATAAATACTTTGTAGTCGTCAGCGGTTTGCGAGCCCATCGCCGCCTACGTCCTGACACTTGCGGCAAGGTGAAGTTCACAGCTCGAGCTCACGGCCCCCGGGTGCGGGTCATCCGGGGAGAAGTGATCTTTGAACATCACCCAGAACACAATGGATACCTACGCAGTGAGGATCCGCTTAACATTTTGTCCCAACGTGATCAGACCGACTCAAACCCACCCGAAACAATGTAGGGTATAAGCTAATTGTTATGTTTTCCTTATTTTACCACTTTAGCTTTGCCATtatgatatattttttagtattttttaaaaatgcgATAAGGGATATAGAAGTAAGACCTTGATCCATAGGAAAGAATTACAAAAGATATTGCCatgaattataattttttaatattcgaTTTTTGACccaaatatatttgtttatgaAATTACACTCCAATTCATGTATGACTGTGTGGCGGTATTAAGGTTGTTCAAAAAATCTCTTATCAAGcaattcaaaattttaaaagctaTTACCCTATAATAATTTGGAAGCCATGACCATGAAAGCTGATAACAATTTTATTATACTAAGTTGATAATTAAGAGCAAATCAAATTGCATTAAGAAAAGGTGCattaaattggttttattttattacggTCGtttagtatttatttttaaatctcaGGACTTCTTCTATGAGGGTTTCATGTTGCTGAACATCGTTAGAAGTTATGTATTTGTTAATCGCATTAAAAACCTCACTTTCCTGGGCTATGGTTGCCAGAGTCAGCTTCGTTTTCATTTGGGTGGCACCTTCCGTAAATTTATTATGCACTTTCTCATCCTCCTTGGCGAATTCACTGGCAACGCCCAGTAATCCGATAAGGCTCATTCCAATTGTTTTTGACTCGGGTGCCGATTGAGATAAGCTGTCCTTGAGACCTTCAAACACGCCTTGTAGATCGTAGACGTAGACATATTTCTCAGCAGTAGAGCCATGCTGACGGAGGTTCTTGCCGCGGTTAATATAGCTCTCTAGGACAGATGTTCCCGGTCCACGTTCCTCAACCGGCACACTATCCACTATCTGCTGCACAAAATTAACTGTGACGACCAGCATATTGTGAATTTGAATGCCACGAATGGTCTCGGCATAGCGAAAGAATTGAGACAGGATCTCCTTTTGTGACCTTGGAGGTGCAGCACAGGTAAGGCTCTGCGGAATATGCATACGATTTAATAAAGaatcagttttttttttaatacatacCAAAACAGAGagcaaaaatataaatgtgcaCCGCATCTTCGTCATGACTTAATTCGACCAACAAATTTGGGAACAGACTTcggatttttatacccttgccaCACATAACGAATCGCCTCTTCATTAATGTATTAGTATTGCATTGAtatgaaatgtgaaattgacTTCGGCAGAAGAGGAGAGCGCTCATGATCTAGAATGATGAAATCTCCTTATCAGCATCACAAAGAGAGAAGAGTCGATAGAAGCTAATACGTTTGGCAACAAATGAAAGCGGAAGCCAGTACACTTAAAACAAAAAGTCTcttaatttcttttatttcatcttttattatttcttgtCATTCGGTTTTGCAGTTTTTTGAAaatgataaattatttgtatagTAAGAAGAGTCAAGGGAAAAGTGCTCAGATTCAGTGCACGGACTGCTCCAAAGTATTTACTACTTTCGGGGCCCTACGCATCCACAAGACAATCCACACGGCGCGCTGCCGCACAAATGCAGCTATTGTGACAAACGTTTCCGCACTCCTGGTCAGGTGCGTGTGCACCACCGTCTTCACACCGAAGAAAAGCCGTTTAAATGAAAGGTAAGGATTaatctgtagcattagttgcaTAATTTAATACTGCAATGGAACAGTGTTTTGTCAATATTATTGTAATCAATTGTATCTTTGTAGGTTTGCTCATTGGATTTCACTCATCGGGAAACTCTGATTTCCCATCTTTTGCGCCATATTGGAATGAAGCGTTATAAATGCTATGGATGCGATAAATACTTTGTAGTCGTCAGCGGTTTACGAGCTCATCGCCGCCTACGTCCTGACACTTGCGGCAAGGTGAAGTTCACAGCTCGAGCTCACGGCCCCCGGGTGCGGGTCATCCGGGGAGAAGTGATCTTTGAACATCACCCAGAACACAATGGATACCTACGCAGTGAGGATCCGCTTAACATTTTGTCCCAACGTGATCAGACCGACTCAAACCCACCCGAAACAATGTAGGGTATAAGCCTAATTGTTATGTGTTCCTTATTTTACCACTTTAGCTTTGCCATTCTGATATATTTtgtagtattttttaaaaatgcgATAAGGGATATCGAAGAAAGACCTTGATCTATAGGAAAGAATTACAAAAGATTTTGCCatgaattataattttttaatattcgaTTTTTGACccaaatatatttgtttatgaAAATACACTCCAATTCATGTATGACTTTGTGGCGGTATTAAGGTTGTTCAAAACATCTCTTATCAAGCaattgaaaaatttaaaagctaTTACCCTATAATAATTTGGAAGCCATGACAACAATTTTATTATACTAAGTTGATAATTAAGAGCAAATCAAATTGCATTAAAAAAAGGTGtattaaattggttttattttattacagTCGTTTAGTACTTATTTTTGAATCTCAGGACTTCTTTTATGAGGGTTTCATGTTGCTGAACATCATTAGAAGTTATGTATTTGTTAATCGCATTAAAAACCTCACTTTCCTGGGCTATGGTTGCCAGAGTCAGTTTCGTTTTCATTTGGGTGGCACCTTCCGTAAATTTATTATGCAATTTCTCATACTCCTTGGTGACTTCACTGGGATAGCCCTTTGATGCGATACGGGACATTTCAGTTTTTTGAAACTCAGATAAGCTGTCATTTAGATCATCGCCTGGTTGACCGTAGATGTGTTCATATTTCTCAGCAGTAGAGCCATGCTGAAGGAGGTTCCTGCCGCGGTTAATATAGCTCTGTTGGACAGATGTTCCCGGTCCACGTTCCTCAACCGGCACACTATCCACTATCTGCTGCAAAACATTAACTAAGGCGCCCAGCATATTGTGAATATGAATGCCACGAATGGTCTCGGCATAGCGAAAGAATTGAGACAGGATCTCCTTTTGCGATCTTGGAGGTGCAGCACAGGTAAGGCTCTGCGGAATATGCATACGATTCAATAAAGaatcagttttttttttaatacatacCAAAACAGAGagcaaaaatataaatgtgcaCCGCATCTTCGTCATGACTTAATTCGACTCAAAAATTTTGGAACAGACTTcggatttttatacccttgccaCACATAACGAATCGCCTCTTCATTAATGTATTAGTATTGAATTGAtatgaaatgtgaaattgacTTCGGCAGAAGAGGAGAGCGATCATGATCTAGAATGATGAAATCTCCTTATCAGCATCACAAAGAGAGAAGAGTCGATAGAAGCTAATACGTTTGGCAACAAATGAAAGCGGAAGCCAGTACACTTAAAACAAAAAGTCTCTTACTTTCttttatttcatcttttattatttcttgtCATTCGGTTTTGCAGTTTTTTGAAAATGATAAATTAATTGTATGGTATTATTAAACGTAATATGATATTCTTAATCATAAATTAATGCGAAATACATACGCTCATCTGTTTCTCGATTAGTATAATCATTATATTGTTTGCTTGTCTGTGTATCAtgttacatttaaaattgttatatCTTTCTATTTGGTAAAACATATAaaacaatttatattttaacaaaatttGACAAGCCGACAAATTTGtgtaatatacaatatattcgTACTTTTCAattgatttatatgttaagtTTAATACGATTGCAACACTCTGCGTGGGTACCTTTATCTAGACATCTATTGTTGCTAGCGCTATAGTTTAATTTAGTATCTCTCGTTTCATCCCAAACATGCCCAGCCGGCCAACATCGCCGCAAAATTTACTACTTCCTAACACATCCGATCCAATTGGCAGGGGCAACGCGCTAAAGTTGTTATAACAAATACTTTTATTCcgtataaatatttagtttaCATATGACTATTGTTGTTTAACATGTGTTTCAGCTAATAATTTAGTGTTTGCTTTTAAGCATTTGCTTGCTAactttttgtatatatttatgtataaaTACGAGGCCGAATTTAAACGTTCTGCAAAACAGCTTATCAGttatatacattattatgTACCTTAACACCTATTGCCAATGTCttgatttatgttttttttttgctggttttgctttattttatGGTAAAAATTATATGCTACAGTACATATCTACAGTTATCATTCTAATCTGTTCGCTTGGTTAATATCTATGCCTTCATACACCTTAGGTACAATAATTGTTTAGCTTTTCGATCTAAATTACACATACATACGTGGCTAGCTTGGGTATCGACTGTGGTATATACAGGAATGTACTGGGGAACTGAATAGAAGTTGTGGGAATGAGGTTAAAGTTTCAATTAGCTGCTTAGCTGGAAGTTGCGTCTGTGTCTCCTATCGGTTTTAAGAATTAGAACCGTCTGTTAGCTACCAAGACATCGATCAGTCCTTCAAATTCGTCATTTATTATAGGGGAGATCAAAACTTAAGTCGTGTTTGAAAACTTATTTTAGAATCTAGCTGCCTTATAGAATATGCACTATGCAAGACTTTTGACTAATTGCACGGATTGTTTATACTGGTTTCCAACAACCTAGGCATAAAAACTGATTAACATAGCGTTATTTGATTGATTGTATTACTCATAcgtttatatattataatggCAATTGGAATTTGCTGCCAATTCGCCAGAAGATTGCGATTTAAATCAAATGGCTTCTACTTTCGACCCTATCCATGCTTTCGAGATTTGATTTAGGCGGTAAGACTAATAGCTACCAAGTCCTTAGTTCAAATATGTATCGGTTTCCAGTGGTCCGCCCCATTCATGGCCATTCTGGTGGCAGTTCCACGAACAACAAGTTGATTGACTTCCTCCTCCATTAGCGAGCAAAATCTTGATGCACATATAGAAGTGCATATGGGCTGATATATAAATTTCTGATAATTAAACGTGTAACAGTCTTTTTAAGTTTACATtatcaataaaatcaaactTAGTGAAAGATCGAGACCCCAAAGTAATCGTAATTGCAACATAACCATCGGGCGGGGGGTGCGCTTATCAACTAAACATGTCCACGTATATAAGTATAGGTGTATTAAGTAAGTGTGGGCAGTAGCTGGCTATAATACTTTAGAGTTATGATATCCGTGTATATCGTAAATGCGTATTATGCGTAGAGTTCGAAATAAGTATGCAACGAACGCAGGGTCGATGAGTTTTCAGCTCAGTTGGCATAGTTGTCGAATGAGCCCAAGTACTCCAATGCAGCGCGATAGCAGAAGTGATATTGATCCTAAATTAGTAAAAACAACAGATGTAAATTCTCCATGCGTCTATTAAAAATCTTGTGTGAAACCCACCTCGGTTTGCACCATAGCCGGTCGCTGGGAACGCAGGATGCGCACTGTCTGGAAGACATCCAGCACTCCCTCGTACTGCATCCGCTCTAGAACGATGCTCAGTGTGATGAAGACACCCGAACGTCCCACGCCCGCTGAACAGTGCACGGTGATGGGTCCATCCTGGCCAAACTGTTCCTTGGTCTTGTGCACCTGTCCGATGAAGTCAATGAAGCCTTCGCCCGACTTGGGCACCCCCTGCTCCGGCCAATCGATGAACTGGAACTGGCGCACCGTGCGCGAGGATCCATCTCGAGCATCAGTTACCTACAGACAAAGAggatttatttgttttccagttatttattattaaataaagtaTATTAAACTCACCTTAAACTCACGCAGCTTATACTGCGGCATGTTGTACTCAGCGATGGGATCCACGACATAATACTGATAGCGCACGGACCGCTCATGAGGCCAGTATTGGAAGCACTTCTCCTGTGAAAAGAAAAAGCATTAGTTTATATGAGGCTAAGGTTGAGGATTTAGTCTTAAACTAAATTACTACTGAATCTATAATCCAGAAAATACAAATGAGTGTGGTTAACTTACCCTGCCCATTTCCTTGAGCTTGGTCAGCATGACCACAATGGTGGAGTTGTGCTCCCAGAGCATGCGCCAGAAATCCTCTGCTGCATCCTGCACAGGACCCTGGGCGGCGATATAGGCCGATCGGTAGCGATAGCCGTCAATGAAGCTGGCGTTGACATAGTCGCTGCCCTCGATTCCATGGATGGGGGTCAGGTAGACACGACTCGATTCGTATGGCAGAATGTGGACCAGGCGGTTCTTGTGCTTGTTGCACGGCAGATTGGCCGTTACGAACTTGGACGAGTCCATCTTGACATTGGACAGCTTCTTGAACTCCACCTCCATGCCGGAGATGCTCTCGCCGGGCTCCGTGATCAGTAGCTTTTGCAGGTGCGTGTGCAGGTTGCGGGCCGGCACCTCCGTCATGCCACAGATGATGGCCTCAATGATGGCGTCATGGATGAAAATGTACTGATCCTCCGTCTGAACCATATAGTTGCGTTGCGCCCTCAGGCACGTGACATGCCCATAGATATCGATGATCTTCTCGTGCTTCATTCGCTCCAGCATCGAATCGATGACGATGTAGCAGCCGGTTCGACCCACTCCCGCCGAGCAGTGAACGATCACGGGTCCGGATTCCGGTGGCGTGAGAGCGCGACACCGGCGCAGGAACTGCAGGAACGGAGCCGGATGATCGGGCACCCCATGATCCGGCCAGGCGGTGAACTGCAGCTGCTTGATCTCGCGCCGATCGTTGAAGCCCTGCCGGCACAACTGGAACGTCCGTATGCTGTACGTGGCCAGCTCCTGCGTCTCCGTGATGGTCACAAAGATCTGGCCATAGGTCTCCGTTCCGCGAGTGGGCCAATACTGGTCGCACTTGATGCGTGTTCGCTCCTCCAGTCGCGTCATCATCACAATGGTGGCCGTTTTCAATTCCCAGCACATGCGCCAGAAGTCCACAAAGGTCTCCTGCAGCGGTCCCTGGGTGGCCACATAGGCGTTGTGCTTCCGATAGCCATCACAGTAGTTGGCATTGATGTAGTCCGATCCAACCACGCCCTCCACTGGCGGCAACTGGACACGGGAATGATCGTAGGCGGTGACATTGGCATAGCGATTCTTCGATTTATTGTGCTCCAGGTTGGAGTTGTCCCAGGTGAATTGCTGTCCCGGCTCAATGCTCTCATACTCCTGCGAGAACTTCTGATTGTCGTTGGCTTTGAGTCGTTCGATATGGTTAGCGAATTCCGAAATGGGTATGGGCGGATGGGAAATCATGCCGGGTGTCTGGAAGTTAAGACGCCTCATGTCAACGGGATCGCTAGGAGTTGGTCCGGCTCCCAAATCGGCGGCCATCAAGGGTCGAGTAACGGCCGCTTGATCCGGGGTTTTGCATGGCTGACGGCGACGTTTCACCACACAGAGAACAATCAACGCGGTGGACACGATGAAAGTGGATACCATTAGCGGGAGCACCACCCACAAGATCTCTGGTTCGTCCTTGTTGCGATTCACTGACACCTCCGGCTCCGCGGGCCAATTGGGATCGGGGCGGTGGGGCCGCTCACCTGGCGGAGCTTCCCGCATGTCCAGCGATAGGAACTCTGAGAAGGGACTGGAGGTGTAGAGATGCTTCTGCGGCGTGTCCACCACAGCCCGCACAAAGATGCGGTAACGCTTCTCCCGCTCCAGCTTACGATTGGTAAAGTTATGGTAGTCATCACCCGATCCTAGGTGGAAGGTGAAGGGTATGGAACGCTGTGGAAACTTAGCCGCAATGTAGGGGGCATTAGGACGCTCTGGTTTGTTCCTACCCGGCAGCAGATCGTCGGTGAGGAACTGATCGGGTATTTTGTGCAGATTTGACTTGTCCTCCGGCACCACCACCAAGTAATAGTGCGAGATGGGTCCATATTCCTCCGAGGCCTGTGGCAGTATCACCAGAATCTCCTCGCCATTGACCACACCATAGAAATCCGGCTTGACCATCGGCTGTGGAGCTGCCATTTGGGTGGTCACCGTGATCTTGGTGGGCGGACGGTATGAATAATCCGATGGAATGGCACTCACGTTCACATTGTACGTGGTAAAGGGACTCAGTTCGTTTATCGTGTGGGTCTTCACATAGTGCTTCAGGATGATCTCGCGCTTGGGAACGATCTGGGTCTGCGAAAATCCCTGTGAGTCCACAAACACCTTCATGGCATCGAAGCTGATCTTGTAGTTAACCGGAGTTAGCCGAATGGGTGGCGACCAACTCAACGTCATTGAATGGGTGCTGACATCGTGGGCACGAAGATTAAGGGGCACATCCTCCGGCTTAATCCTTACCGTCACCTTCTCGCTAAGACGTCCCAATCCGTTCTTGAACCTCGCCGCAATGGCCACGGCATATTGGGCAAACTTCTCCAGATTGACCAGATCAGCGGATTCCGTCAGGCCAACCGTCTTCGTTTGCCAGTCGTCCAGATCCTCGACGGCGGTCATGGTGTAAAAAATTTTGTAGCCAAGCAACTTGCCTCGACTCGTCACCGGCTCCCACCAAATCTCCGCCGTTTGCTCGGAGGTGGCCTCCGCTTGCAGGGACATAGGTGCCCGGCCCATGTCGCGTTCCGTCTCCACGACCAACTTGTCACTGAAGGGACCGGCTCCCTGTTTCGTATAGGCCCTCACCCGGAAGATGTACTCGGTGTTCTCCTCCAGATTTGTGAAAACCGCCTTGCGGAGCGTCATATTCCTCTCAGAACCAAGGCCATGATCGATTTTCTTGTGGAACTGGACATCATAGCGGGTGATTATGCCATTCCGATGTTCCCTGGTAGGTGGATCCCACGTAACGCACAGAACATCCGGAGTTTGGAAGCGTATGGTGATGTTCGAGGGCGGTCCGCCGGGTGTGCCTTCTGGTGTCTGGAATATTTTTACCGTCTCCTGACCGATACCGATGTGATTACTGCCCGCCACCCGAAATTCATACTCCACTCCGCGTTCCAGGTTGTCGAAGCGCTTCTTGGTCATCTGGGGTCCCGATAGCATCTCCTCCTTCAAAGACTGATCCTTGACGCCCCATCGAAGTCGATAGCCACGCAATTCACCATAGGTCTGCGCCGGACGCTCCCACTCCAGTTCGATGGACACGATCGGTTCCCGCTCCATGATCTTCAGACTCACCGTTGGCCGAACTGGCACTCCGCCAGGGGTTTTCACCACAATCGCTGCACTCCGGTCGCCATCGCCTTTGCGGGTCAATGCGGCCACCTGGATGGAGTACTTGGTATCCGGCTGCAGGCCAGTGACATTGAACTCCAGCATGTCCACCACATCGAATTTAAAGGGTTCGTTGAGGAAACCCTTGCCCTGTTTGAAAATGTCAAATAGAGATGATTATAAGCAAATACAAATTAACTTTTCAAATTCgattttatttgattatgGTTTTTAAGAAGCTGTTCTTGGGCTATCCACAAAAAACATGGTTTTTTGGATATACCAACGgttaaaaaaagttaatttCGAATGTCTGTAATCTGTTAACTCTAATCTTGTTAATCTTTCCTAGTTCTCCCTTAAGAGACAGAAAACTCACCTCATCTCTCAGCTCCTGAGCATGTATGTGATAGCCACGAATAATACCATTGCGATCCTTTTCGAGTGGCGGTTTCCAACTGACATGTATCGATGTGGAGTTCAAGGGCGTGGCCTTAACATCTTGTGGATCTCCGGGCACTAAATGCGACGCCGAAGAAAATTGCGATTAGCTAAGGGTACTCACAAGGGCGAAAACAACTGGAGACATATATAGATAGCTTAACTTAAGACCTAAGGTTATTAACATTAACTTACTTAACACTGTAGTACATGAtcttatattatatatttttagtttacAGACAGGAGACTATGGCTTCTATTATACTAGGTGCTTAGAACCTATGAGTAATACATATACAAGAATATATGTGGTAGTACCAGAACAAACCTAGTTCCAAGTCAATGCCATCACCACATCACAGACAAAAACAGAttcgaattaaattaaaagtcgGAACTGGAGGAACCAAACAACCAAAGTGCTGCTTAGGTGCTAAATAATTGGTATGTGGTAGGGGTTGCTCAATAGGTGCTCAAAATTTAGTAGGAGGTGCAGTTTATACCTAGATATAGTATTATTTAAGATAGTATAGACCATTACTTAGGGAGTATGGTGGCAAAAAAGtacacaaaaaaatgttggcCATCGCAAACACTTGGATTTCGATGTCCATCTCGTTTCACTTAGCAAAAACAAACatgtaagcattcaaaaagtTGTTACTTGGTTGTGTGCAAAAAACATATAATGGTAAATCAAAAAATAgttcatatattttttctatacacGTATGCTGCTTATTTAAGAGCATTAAAAATCCTTGCCGACCTCTTAAATGGTTTGGTaagattttcaaaaaatgtcgAAATAGAGaaacatatcaaaaaacaaaagagaTGTGAATTCTTTTAGTTATCGGTCAAAACTTTCTGGACCAattcaaaaatatgtttttgggAAAAGAGTATAGGTATAGAAATAGAGATGTATAGTATAGATAGTATTTTGCTATGGGGCATTCTTAAACATAATACATAGTCAACCATTAAATATACTCACTCTTTTTCtctaaatagttttaaaatgttttatttgtattatataTTAGGATATAAACCACCATCCATTAAAGGTTGcgttcaaaaatcaaatttcGCAATAATTTCGTATTCACATCAAAAAAGTTTCaaaaagattttgttttttttttggtttttggttttttttttccattttgatTTGCATTCAAAAAAAGGTGCACGAAACAGAGCAATTGGTGCAAGGTGCGAGTGGCCAAGCAAAGttatttggttttgttttaatAGTATGTgaaaaaagatataaaatatAGGTATTTAGTTTACAGTATACAATTCCAAAAAGGGTTACTAGTGCACAAAAGTGGTTAAAATCCAGAAAGGGAAAGGTGAACAACTAAAGATGGAAAACATGATACAAAATCTACATATTTGTTGGCACACCGCTTTGATACTGTACAGTGTTCTTATGATTTTTCAATttactttgatttttttccAAAATTATGTGGTAGTTTGTAGATTTAGAACACCcaattaatataatttatgggTTAACTTAAATTTTACAAGTAACTTACCTCAATAAATTTTAAGATAATATGACACACATTTATAAAGCTTAATTATACCCTAAAATACTGGTTATCAACTACTTCTAAGTATATAGCTTATGGAGTTGTATCTTTCCAAtatattcatttaaaatattctttaaattGAGATCTCATATTTGATAATTTTGTACGTATACCATTCATTACTTAGACAATGATTCGCTGCCTGGCGG from Drosophila subpulchrella strain 33 F10 #4 breed RU33 chromosome 2L, RU_Dsub_v1.1 Primary Assembly, whole genome shotgun sequence includes:
- the LOC119548636 gene encoding tyrosine-protein phosphatase Lar isoform X10, with protein sequence MGLQMTAASPFAALSLLVLFLLTWTPTIVDAAHPPEIIRKPQNQGVRVGGVASFYCAARGDPPPSIVWRKNGKKVSGTQSRYTVLEQPGGISILRIEPVRAGRDDAPYECVAENGVGDAVSADATLTIYEGDKTPAGFPVITQGPGTRVIEVGHTVLMTCKAIGIPTPNIYWIKNQTKVDMSNPRYSLKDGFLQIENSREEDQGKYECVAENSVGTEHSKATNLYVKVRRVPPTFSRPPETISEVMLGSNLNLSCIAVGSPMPHVKWMKGSEDLTPENEMPIGRNVLQLINIQESANYTCIAASTLGQIDSVSVVKVQSLPTAPTDVQISEVTATSVRLEWSYKGPEDLQYYVIQYKPKNANQAFSEISGIITMYYVVRALSPYTEYEFYVIAVNNIGRGPPSAPATCTTGDFSFGGTKMESAPRNVQVRTLSSSTMVITWEPPETPNGQVTGYKVYYTTNSNQPEASWNSQMVDNSELTTVSELTPHAIYTVRVQAYTSMGAGPMSTPVQVKAQQGVPSQPSNFRATDIGETAVTLQWTKPTHSSENIVHYELYWNDTYANQAHHKRISNSEAYTLDGLYPDTLYYIWLAARSQRGEGATTPPIPVRTKQYVPGAPPRNITAIATSSTTISLNWLPPPVERSNGRIIYYKVFFVEVGREDDEATTMTLNMTSIVLDELKRWTEYKIWVLAGTSVGDGPRSHPIILRTQEDVPGDPQDVKATPLNSTSIHVSWKPPLEKDRNGIIRGYHIHAQELRDEGKGFLNEPFKFDVVDMLEFNVTGLQPDTKYSIQVAALTRKGDGDRSAAIVVKTPGGVPVRPTVSLKIMEREPIVSIELEWERPAQTYGELRGYRLRWGVKDQSLKEEMLSGPQMTKKRFDNLERGVEYEFRVAGSNHIGIGQETVKIFQTPEGTPGGPPSNITIRFQTPDVLCVTWDPPTREHRNGIITRYDVQFHKKIDHGLGSERNMTLRKAVFTNLEENTEYIFRVRAYTKQGAGPFSDKLVVETERDMGRAPMSLQAEATSEQTAEIWWEPVTSRGKLLGYKIFYTMTAVEDLDDWQTKTVGLTESADLVNLEKFAQYAVAIAARFKNGLGRLSEKVTVRIKPEDVPLNLRAHDVSTHSMTLSWSPPIRLTPVNYKISFDAMKVFVDSQGFSQTQIVPKREIILKHYVKTHTINELSPFTTYNVNVSAIPSDYSYRPPTKITVTTQMAAPQPMVKPDFYGVVNGEEILVILPQASEEYGPISHYYLVVVPEDKSNLHKIPDQFLTDDLLPGRNKPERPNAPYIAAKFPQRSIPFTFHLGSGDDYHNFTNRKLEREKRYRIFVRAVVDTPQKHLYTSSPFSEFLSLDMREAPPGERPHRPDPNWPAEPEVSVNRNKDEPEILWVVLPLMVSTFIVSTALIVLCVVKRRRQPCKTPDQAAVTRPLMAADLGAGPTPSDPVDMRRLNFQTPGMISHPPIPISEFANHIERLKANDNQKFSQEYESIEPGQQFTWDNSNLEHNKSKNRYANVTAYDHSRVQLPPVEGVVGSDYINANYCDGYRKHNAYVATQGPLQETFVDFWRMCWELKTATIVMMTRLEERTRIKCDQYWPTRGTETYGQIFVTITETQELATYSIRTFQLCRQGFNDRREIKQLQFTAWPDHGVPDHPAPFLQFLRRCRALTPPESGPVIVHCSAGVGRTGCYIVIDSMLERMKHEKIIDIYGHVTCLRAQRNYMVQTEDQYIFIHDAIIEAIICGMTEVPARNLHTHLQKLLITEPGESISGMEVEFKKLSNVKMDSSKFVTANLPCNKHKNRLVHILPYESSRVYLTPIHGIEGSDYVNASFIDGYRYRSAYIAAQGPVQDAAEDFWRMLWEHNSTIVVMLTKLKEMGREKCFQYWPHERSVRYQYYVVDPIAEYNMPQYKLREFKVTDARDGSSRTVRQFQFIDWPEQGVPKSGEGFIDFIGQVHKTKEQFGQDGPITVHCSAGVGRSGVFITLSIVLERMQYEGVLDVFQTVRILRSQRPAMVQTEDQYHFCYRAALEYLGSFDNYAN